The Anopheles gambiae chromosome 2, idAnoGambNW_F1_1, whole genome shotgun sequence genomic sequence AACGCGGAATGACTCATTGTGAATTCTTGAAGCGCACCCTTCGCGTGCGCACGTACACCGTCGTCCGCCGGTTAAATAATCATCGGGCGACGGTTCGTCTGGGGTGTGTGCTTGACAGGAAAGATGCGTAAAAGAGTGTTAAAAAGATCGTCTTTAACAAATCACGCTATACGCACGAAACTGAGTCTATTTTTGCAGTGCTCAACAACATCTCTTTATTGCTTGAGCTAATCTTCGGTAGAGCTTGTTGATGACAAATACTCGTAGCTTAATCCTATCGCCGGTATTGAACAGATGTTTAATATGATTCATGATTCATTGGGATTTCCGATGGAGACAGCACATGACTTAGCGTGGATAAATGGATACTTATCACCTGTACCTACACGTCATGTTCGGTTATTCATACATTTTCTCCTACGCTTTCTTTCCTCCGACAGATCGACACCAACAAAGACGGCTTCATCGAGCTGAAGGAGCTAAAGGATGCACTCGACCAGGTGGGCTTCAAGCTGCCCGGCTACCAGGTACGCCTGATGATCGACGAGTACTCGAACAAGCAGCGATCGCAACACGTCGGCAAGCTGTCGTACGACGAGTTCGAGTCACTATGCATGGACCTGAAGGCGAAGGATGTGGCGAGCACGTTCAAGAAGGTGGTCTCGAAGAAGGAAAACCTAGAAACGCTGGGCGGCATGTCGGACTCGTCCGccgccggtacgacacattcGGTGCGCGTCGAGGAGCAGCTAGCGTTTAGCGACTGGATCAACTCGAACCTGGTGCACGATCCGGATCTGAAGCACCTGCTGCCGCTCGATTCGGAGGGCAAGCTGCTGTACGACAAGATGAAGGACGGCATACTGCTGTGCAAGATCGTCAACCACTCCTGCCCGGACACGATCGATGAGCGGGCGATCAACAAGAAAAATTTGACCGTGTACACCAAGTTCGAGAACCTGACGCTGGCGTTGGTGTCCTCGCAGGCCATCGGCTGCAACATCGTCAACATTGATGCGCACGATCTCGCCAAAGGCAAGCCGCACCTGGTGCTCGGTCTGCTCTGGCAGATTATTCGCATCGGGCTGTTCAGCCACATCACGCTAGACAGCTGTCCGGGGCTTGCCACGCTGCTCTCCGATGGTGAGCGGCTCGAGGATCTGATGAAGCTGTCACCCGAAGCGATCTTGCTGCGCTGGGTCAACCACCATCTCGAGCGGGCCGGCATTGCCCGACGCTGCACAAACTTCCAGAGCGACATCTCCGACTCGGAGGTGTACTCGTACCTGCTGAATCAAATCGCTCCCAAGGATGCCGGTGTGAACGTGGAAGCGCTCAGAGTAGGTGTCGGTGATGTGGGCGACAAAACGGCAGGATTGCTCAAGCATCTAATTCTCGTGTTTGTGATTTGCAGGAACAAAACGCCTTAAACCGTGCCGAAATGATGCTGCAACAAGCGGCCAAGCTGAACTGCCGATCGTTTGTCACCCCGCAGGACGTCGTCAACGGAGTCTACAAGCTCAATTTGGCCTTTGTAGCTAATCTGTTCAACAATCATCCGGGACTGGACCAGCCGGAAGAGATCGAAGGGCTAGAGTCGATCGAGGAGACGCGCGAAGAGAAAAGTAGGGGAAGCGAGATCAAATACAAGTCATTTTTCAATGTACGTGGCATATAACGAGCGTCataaattcgcttatctgtcTCTGCAGCTTATCGCAACTGGATGAATTCGATGGGTGTCAAACCGCACGTGAACTGGCTGTACTCGGATCTGGCGGACGGACTCATCATCTTCCAGCTGTTCGACATTATTCAGCCGGGCAGTGTGCAGTGGAAGCGGGTGCATCAAAAATTCACACCGTTACGGAAGTTCATGGAAAAGCTGGAGAACTGCAACTATGCGGTTGAGCTAGGCAAGCAGCAAAAGTTTTCGCTGGTCGGCATTGCCGGACAGGATCTGAGCGATGGCAATGCGACGCTCACGCTGGGTAGGTGAAAATAATTTGTGTCTCTGCGTACGGGCTTACATAGAGAACGTATTGTAATGGATGTTTTAACCACCATTTTATCGACAGCACTTATCTGGCAGCTGATGAGAGCTTACACGCTTTCGATTCTGTCCCGCTTGGCCAACACCGGCAATCCGATCATCGAGAAGGAAATTGTCCAGTGGGTGAACTCCAAGCTGCAGAGCGCAGGCAAACGGACGAGCCTGAAAAGCTTCCAGGATCCGGCGATCGCTGATGGCAAAATCATTATCGATCTGATCGATACGATCAAACCCGGCAGCATCAACTACGACAACGTCCGCGACGGTGGCAACCCGGAGGAGAACTTGGAGAACGCCAAGTACGCGGTGTCAATGGCACGTAAGATCGGTGCACGTGTTTACGCCCTGCCGGAGGATATCACCGAGGTGAAGGCAAAGATGATCATGACCGTGTTCGCCTGCCTGATGGCGATGGACTACGTGCCAAACATGGACAGTGCGAAATCGGCACCACCGGTCGCTGCAGTCGTGCAGGCTCCGGTTCCCCAGCAGCTTCCACAGCCACCCGTGGACAACGAACCGACGGTAGCAGCTCCAGCAGCGGTCGTAACCAACGGCACGAACGGGAACGGTACCGTCGGTGACGACGAAGAGGAGCATCATCTGCAAGAGGAGCCGCAGGAAGCATCAGAGGAATCCACCACCGTACCGGCGACCACGGTCAGCGAAACGATACCATCCACCTCACCTACACCGCCGCAAACCAACGATGAGTTCGCCGATTGAACGCCTCACGCCGTCCAGGGTGTGTTGGAAATTAAGCATAGATCATCGTAGGGATGGGGTGATATGCAACGGATTTGTGGCAGGAGCAACGCAACATAGTGGCCACAACAGTCAATATAATACCAGGTTATATAACGGGGGACAAAGTGATGCAGTGTAGAGAGAGAATTATACCTTTCCACGCATGTCTATCGTGAGaatgtgcgtttgtttgtatgtatgaTCATGTAATGTATGtatgcatgtatgtgtgtatgtatggatgtgtgtatgcatgcaaGCAAACAACGGTTGGCCGGATGGCTAAAGCTCGTAGCTACAGGTTTGTGTGCACGTGGATGTAAAGTAAACAGGGCTAACGATCGTGTAATCAAACTTCTTAGTTCTGAAGTGTAAGAACAACATATACAAGCATATAACGCGTATGGATGTAATTGGTTTCGGAGGTAATGCAATAACAATTAGCTATAATTACATTCATAACTTTCGTAATAATTGTAGGGATAAGCAGGCAAGATCATCTACCAACCGTCTAAACccccacacacatatacacacacacacaagtaatGTGTGACAAGAGATATCAGCTTCAAGCGtttgaattattattaacTATGTGGCCATGATGCGAGTAGCCCAAACATATTTGCATAGGTCGCACGTAAGTCAACGTtgtttggaatgttttttgAGTTGTATATTTGATTTCCTtctttaattgatttaaactGAACATTTTCATGCAACTAACCATTAGGCGCGGGCAACGAGAAATTACGAATAGCCTTCTTGACAGtcgctgcaaaacaaaacacgtgtAAAGTACCAATTTAAAATGTATAACTTAGGCTCAGATTAACTTGCGCTACCGGCGTGGAGGGACATAGGAGAACAGGATTTTtagataatttaatttcagaAATAGTACTACGATTGTTTAGGCAATCACATAgttgtcacaaaatgttgtcGAAAAGAAGATAGAGATCCACAACTGTTCGAGGACGGTATAAAATGAATCCACTTTCTGAACCAAAACATCAATGGAAGAAGGAATTGCACAGCACCAGGGAATTTAAAAGTAGAAACTTTTAAAGAATGATTGATTGCAATAAC encodes the following:
- the LOC1270874 gene encoding plastin-1 isoform X2, whose translation is MDIHQIAKEDELLEFRRIFTPELYDQIDTNKDGFIELKELKDALDQVGFKLPGYQVRLMIDEYSNKQRSQHVGKLSYDEFESLCMDLKAKDVASTFKKVVSKKENLETLGGMSDSSAAGTTHSVRVEEQLAFSDWINSNLVHDPDLKHLLPLDSEGKLLYDKMKDGILLCKIVNHSCPDTIDERAINKKNLTVYTKFENLTLALVSSQAIGCNIVNIDAHDLAKGKPHLVLGLLWQIIRIGLFSHITLDSCPGLATLLSDGERLEDLMKLSPEAILLRWVNHHLERAGIARRCTNFQSDISDSEVYSYLLNQIAPKDAGVNVEALREQNALNRAEMMLQQAAKLNCRSFVTPQDVVNGVYKLNLAFVANLFNNHPGLDQPEEIEGLESIEETREEKTYRNWMNSMGVKPHVNWLYSDLADGLIIFQLFDIIQPGSVQWKRVHQKFTPLRKFMEKLENCNYAVELGKQQKFSLVGIAGQDLSDGNATLTLALIWQLMRAYTLSILSRLANTGNPIIEKEIVQWVNSKLQSAGKRTSLKSFQDPAIADGKIIIDLIDTIKPGSINYDNVRDGGNPEENLENAKYAVSMARKIGARVYALPEDITEVKAKMIMTVFACLMAMDYVPNMDSAKSAPPVAAVVQAPVPQQLPQPPVDNEPTVAAPAAVVTNGTNGNGTVGDDEEEHHLQEEPQEASEESTTVPATTVSETIPSTSPTPPQTNDEFAD
- the LOC1270874 gene encoding plastin-1 isoform X1, which produces MASFRNAAHHQKSLSVEERAEMREKFEEIDTNKDGFIELKELKDALDQVGFKLPGYQVRLMIDEYSNKQRSQHVGKLSYDEFESLCMDLKAKDVASTFKKVVSKKENLETLGGMSDSSAAGTTHSVRVEEQLAFSDWINSNLVHDPDLKHLLPLDSEGKLLYDKMKDGILLCKIVNHSCPDTIDERAINKKNLTVYTKFENLTLALVSSQAIGCNIVNIDAHDLAKGKPHLVLGLLWQIIRIGLFSHITLDSCPGLATLLSDGERLEDLMKLSPEAILLRWVNHHLERAGIARRCTNFQSDISDSEVYSYLLNQIAPKDAGVNVEALREQNALNRAEMMLQQAAKLNCRSFVTPQDVVNGVYKLNLAFVANLFNNHPGLDQPEEIEGLESIEETREEKTYRNWMNSMGVKPHVNWLYSDLADGLIIFQLFDIIQPGSVQWKRVHQKFTPLRKFMEKLENCNYAVELGKQQKFSLVGIAGQDLSDGNATLTLALIWQLMRAYTLSILSRLANTGNPIIEKEIVQWVNSKLQSAGKRTSLKSFQDPAIADGKIIIDLIDTIKPGSINYDNVRDGGNPEENLENAKYAVSMARKIGARVYALPEDITEVKAKMIMTVFACLMAMDYVPNMDSAKSAPPVAAVVQAPVPQQLPQPPVDNEPTVAAPAAVVTNGTNGNGTVGDDEEEHHLQEEPQEASEESTTVPATTVSETIPSTSPTPPQTNDEFAD